TACCAAGACGGTTTAACTTGACTGATTTTTGGCCTGTGTAATACTCAAGCTAGGTTGATTTATGTTCTTACGATTTGCAAGTAGGTTAAGGCTATTCGCTCATTAAATCCAATCATAACCATCTAAAGGAGGATGAAAAATGCTGAAAGAATTCAAAGAATTTGCGATGCGCGGAAACGTGGTGGACATGGCCGTCGGGATTATAATCGGCGCCGCATTCGGAGCAATAGTTAAATCCCTAGTCGACGACGTAATCATGCCGCCTATCGGACTGGCATTGGGCAACGTTGATTTCTCCAACCTGTTTTTAGTCCTGAAAGAGGGTGCAACTCCTGGACCCTACGCCTCGTTAGCCGAAGCTAAAAATGCGGGAGCGGTAGCAATAAGATACGGAGTTTTCATAAACACCATAATTAACTTCATCATCGTAGCATTTGCGCTCTTCATCGTCATACGCGCCATGAACAGATTGAAGAAGCAGGAAGAAGCAGCTCCGGCCCCTCCCCCAGAGCCGTCAAACGAAGAGAAATTGTTGGCGGAGATCCGAGATATTTTGAAGCAGAGGTAGAAGAAAT
This genomic stretch from Thermodesulfobacteriota bacterium harbors:
- the mscL gene encoding large-conductance mechanosensitive channel protein MscL — its product is MLKEFKEFAMRGNVVDMAVGIIIGAAFGAIVKSLVDDVIMPPIGLALGNVDFSNLFLVLKEGATPGPYASLAEAKNAGAVAIRYGVFINTIINFIIVAFALFIVIRAMNRLKKQEEAAPAPPPEPSNEEKLLAEIRDILKQR